The genomic segment TCAGGAAATGGGTATTCATTTCtagcttttttttcttttttcttttttctttttctgtatGTTGAGGAATTCCGTATTGTAACTTGCTTTGGATGCTGGATGACTGAATCATGTAGACTGATACGGTAGATGCCATGAATGATGAGCAGTTAAAGGAATACCTTAAAAGGAGACCAGAAGAATTGAAGACTGTGAAGATCCAGAAGAGCAAGCCAAAgcaaaaagtaagaaaagaagaagggttttcatttttttttctcagttCTTTCTTACTGAAAGATAAAAAGGGTTGTGATGATACAGGTCCAAAAGGTTGTGAAGCCAAAACCTTCAACATGTAGTGGAATCATGGCCTCTGTATGGAAGTTCCATAaggaagatgatgatgataaagaATTGCCTGCAAGATCTGATGCACGATATAATTTGTTAACAAAGGCTTCAGGCTTACTCTTCCCTGTTGCTGAGCAAAATGAACCTCTCTAGTTCCTACTGTTGCAGCTCTTGTCATCCTCATATTCAACTTCATTGGTATACAAAAATTGATAGAAAATGAAAGTAAAAGatcaaaaacaagaaaatgtgaagcaaCTAGAACAATATAATTGGTTTACATTTCTTTGTCCCTTGTTTTTTGTACATTTTTTATCTAGCTACTTTACACCTAAAACCTATCCCATTGGCCATTTTCTTCTATTCAATCAAACACAAAATTGATGACTCACTATAGTTCCCAAATACGAgaagaataaaatgaaaacCACAAGAATAATAAACAATTCATTATGTTCATGCATTTCTCCCACCTCTTCTACTAACTGCCTCACACAATCGACATGGCAATGTGTCAAGGCTTGCTGCACGGGTCTTTGCATAGTTACCCAATACACCACATCTTCTCCAGGCATGGTACTCAGCGTAAGCTATAGGGTCGTTAGCGAGGGCTTTCACATAGGCAGCCAGTTCCTCCATGGAACTAAATTTAGTTCCATCTATTATTGAATGTGGAGGGACAAAGTCCAGGACATTAGGAGCACCAAAATAGATAGGAACTGCACCAGAGTCTAAAGCATAAAATAGCTTCTCAGTCACGTAACTCTCTGTAGCGGTATTTTCAATTGCAAGGACAAATTTGTAATGAGACATGGCACAATGTAAATGGTCCCACCACTTTGGGGCATTGGCATCATTGGCACACTCAGGGTAGAATGAAAGGGCCATGTCTAAACCACCGACATTGTTCAGGCACTTTCCAAATGAGTGGTGAGGCAGCAATCTGAGGAGACTCTTGGCAAGCTGGTTTCTTTGAGGAAGGCAACGTGATGACGACCAATAAAGAAGCGTATCCTTGAAATAGATTCAAAGAAGCAAAAGAACCCAGATGTGATTACAACCACTGATTTATGGAAGTAAGTTATCAGGAAACAACACAatgaacaaagaaataaaaagccAACTACTCACATTGTTCTTATATGAAGATACATGATAATTTCGGCCATTATGAAAGAGAGCACCAGCATATGTAGACTGAACATCATCTTTTGCATGGTAACTGATGAATATATCCTCCCGACCTGAACGCCTCCTGCCAGCCTCAAGGTCCATGTACACACGAAGTGGATCTCCACTGCGCCTctaacca from the Theobroma cacao cultivar B97-61/B2 chromosome 8, Criollo_cocoa_genome_V2, whole genome shotgun sequence genome contains:
- the LOC18592964 gene encoding alpha-(1,4)-fucosyltransferase translates to MQLKPLNTLTVTLMLFFTFVILFFSGFLEFPSLANSIEPLSKPTESLNSEPDPFIDLLTAFKKWDSRMGCTQFKEKHKDLIHLLSNRSGSLQEAVADSGCNELKMEHVTVLVKGWTWIPDNLDNLYSCGCGMSCLWTKSSVLADKPDAFLFETTTPPLQRRSGDPLRVYMDLEAGRRRSGREDIFISYHAKDDVQSTYAGALFHNGRNYHVSSYKNNDTLLYWSSSRCLPQRNQLAKSLLRLLPHHSFGKCLNNVGGLDMALSFYPECANDANAPKWWDHLHCAMSHYKFVLAIENTATESYVTEKLFYALDSGAVPIYFGAPNVLDFVPPHSIIDGTKFSSMEELAAYVKALANDPIAYAEYHAWRRCGVLGNYAKTRAASLDTLPCRLCEAVSRRGGRNA
- the LOC18592963 gene encoding uncharacterized protein LOC18592963, with product MSSGGPGKRSKNIASKPKAVSLQEKKEMVDEEEEALVRDIDDLRKWTDTVDAMNDEQLKEYLKRRPEELKTVKIQKSKPKQKVQKVVKPKPSTCSGIMASVWKFHKEDDDDKELPARSDARYNLLTKASGLLFPVAEQNEPL